The Moraxella osloensis genome contains a region encoding:
- a CDS encoding S41 family peptidase encodes MVTQRLKPLSNPTFKRHVIVLALWGIGSLGYAASRPTVSSPVKPPVKSATSVAAKTNKTALTPAITQAIAGANPAIAVPISGVNAANGVPDGADNDNLSDDGADDGGEVDITSTAPIVTNPANQPKDTQPIAPASEQIQQVALGAVSPVTVEKFVKMIDIIRQNYVTNVDDESLFANAMAGTLAGLDPYSEYLDANAFENLRLFTEGDIGSIGVSVSFHADVDSWVFDDVLPNSPAAKAGIQRGNYLHQINDNKLDNTRTPQDVDQLLTGIAGTTARLLVSDKGRRKHLVVVQRTLLQQQAMSANIINGVAVVHIPVFQNNTQQQFLMALTKLNQPFSVLVLDLRNNPGGVLSAANDIASLFMNDKVVAQIKNRQGIQEVIRTHGKAQFADLPLAVLQNRYSASAAEVLASALQNNQRAKVYGETSYGKGSIQSIVPINDNEAVKLTVAHYYSSKGEKIDGVGVKPDVVLTGAETSWLDQVLADLQTTKRSYQFLLKPTPTPQSF; translated from the coding sequence ATGGTAACGCAGCGTCTCAAACCACTATCTAACCCTACTTTCAAAAGACACGTTATCGTGCTGGCATTGTGGGGGATAGGTTCATTGGGTTATGCTGCTAGCCGACCGACTGTCAGTTCGCCTGTCAAACCACCCGTCAAATCTGCTACCTCAGTTGCGGCTAAAACCAATAAAACGGCATTAACACCTGCAATCACTCAAGCGATTGCGGGAGCCAATCCTGCTATTGCCGTTCCCATCAGTGGGGTGAATGCAGCTAATGGTGTACCCGATGGCGCTGATAACGACAATTTGTCGGATGACGGCGCTGACGATGGCGGGGAAGTGGATATTACGTCAACCGCCCCTATAGTGACTAATCCCGCCAATCAGCCAAAAGACACTCAGCCCATCGCGCCAGCTTCTGAGCAAATCCAGCAAGTGGCATTGGGGGCAGTATCACCCGTCACGGTTGAAAAATTTGTCAAAATGATTGATATCATCCGTCAAAATTATGTGACGAATGTCGATGATGAATCGCTTTTTGCCAATGCAATGGCAGGCACTTTAGCTGGTCTCGATCCTTATTCTGAATATCTAGATGCAAACGCGTTTGAAAACTTAAGGTTATTTACCGAAGGCGATATTGGCAGTATTGGCGTGAGTGTCAGTTTTCATGCCGATGTAGATAGCTGGGTGTTTGATGATGTGCTGCCCAACTCGCCTGCCGCAAAAGCCGGTATTCAGCGCGGCAATTATTTGCATCAAATTAATGATAATAAGTTAGACAACACCCGAACCCCGCAAGACGTCGATCAGCTGCTAACAGGCATCGCAGGGACAACGGCTCGGTTGTTAGTCTCGGATAAAGGCCGTCGTAAACATCTGGTGGTGGTGCAAAGAACCTTGCTACAACAACAAGCCATGAGTGCCAACATCATTAATGGCGTTGCGGTGGTGCATATCCCTGTGTTTCAAAACAACACCCAGCAGCAATTTTTAATGGCACTCACCAAATTAAATCAGCCCTTTAGCGTACTGGTACTTGATTTGCGCAATAACCCAGGTGGCGTGTTGTCAGCTGCCAATGATATCGCAAGCTTATTTATGAACGATAAAGTAGTAGCGCAGATTAAAAATCGCCAAGGCATACAAGAGGTGATTCGCACGCACGGCAAAGCCCAATTTGCCGACTTACCGCTGGCCGTGTTGCAAAATCGTTATTCCGCTTCGGCGGCTGAAGTATTAGCCAGTGCGCTACAAAACAACCAACGCGCCAAGGTGTATGGCGAAACCAGCTATGGTAAAGGCTCTATCCAAAGCATTGTACCCATCAATGATAATGAAGCGGTAAAGCTAACGGTCGCTCATTATTACTCAAGTAAAGGTGAGAAAATTGATGGCGTAGGCGTCAAACCCGATGTGGTTTTGACTGGCGCAGAAACGAGTTGGCTAGATCAGGTATTAGCGGATTTGCAAACCACCAAGCGAAGCTATCAATTTTTACTTAAACCTACGCCAACGCCCCAGTCTTTTTAA
- the gpmI gene encoding 2,3-bisphosphoglycerate-independent phosphoglycerate mutase, with protein MNQASNSVNHQSTVKKIPHVLMILDGFGHREDERDNAIAAAHTPNLDYLYQHYPHGLISGSGEDVGLPAGQFGNSEVGHMNLGAGRILYQDSTRIHKEIREQQFFSNPALTEAVQLANDRQANVHIMGLLSDGGVHSHQDHIVAMVELALQQGAKQVFIHTFLDGRDTPPKSADNYVAQLQQALATLNEQYEGTAYLVSLIGRYFAMDRDKRWDRVQQAYDLLTQAKAERVVQSGAEAISAAYGADESDEFVKPTWVRYANQNADFGTIQDNDSVIFMNFRADRAREISQALVSADFDGFTREKLPTLSKFVMLTKYSDELQNNDVTSIAFEPTSLTNTLGEYLQSQGKTQLRIAETEKYAHVTFFFSGGREAEFEGEQRILVNSPAVATYDLQPEMSAPEVTEKLTHAINSGAYDVLIVNYANGDMVGHTGVFDAAVKAVETLDNCVKTIADCVLANHGHLLITADHGNVEQMQDYDSGQVHTQHTTELVPFIYVNEQAPDTVHIRTGGKLSDVAPTLLDLMQLAKPAEMTGESLIVAN; from the coding sequence ATGAATCAAGCGTCTAACTCGGTTAACCATCAATCGACGGTTAAAAAAATCCCCCATGTGTTGATGATTTTAGATGGTTTTGGGCATCGCGAAGATGAGCGTGATAATGCGATTGCCGCGGCGCACACCCCAAACCTTGATTATTTATATCAGCATTATCCGCATGGCTTGATTTCAGGGTCAGGTGAAGACGTGGGTTTACCCGCAGGGCAGTTTGGTAACTCTGAAGTCGGGCATATGAATTTGGGTGCAGGTCGTATTTTGTATCAAGATTCTACCCGTATTCATAAAGAAATCCGCGAACAGCAATTTTTTAGCAACCCTGCATTAACCGAAGCAGTGCAGCTTGCCAATGACCGACAAGCCAATGTGCATATCATGGGATTATTATCCGACGGGGGAGTTCATTCGCATCAAGATCATATTGTCGCGATGGTGGAGCTGGCATTGCAGCAGGGTGCAAAGCAGGTCTTTATCCATACATTTTTGGACGGTCGTGACACGCCGCCTAAAAGTGCGGACAATTATGTCGCACAATTACAACAAGCACTTGCCACGCTTAATGAGCAATATGAGGGCACGGCTTATTTGGTCAGTCTTATTGGTCGCTATTTTGCAATGGATCGGGATAAACGTTGGGATCGGGTACAGCAAGCGTATGATTTGCTAACCCAAGCCAAAGCAGAACGGGTGGTGCAGTCAGGCGCTGAGGCGATTAGCGCAGCGTATGGCGCAGATGAAAGTGACGAGTTCGTCAAACCGACTTGGGTGCGTTATGCTAACCAAAACGCTGACTTTGGTACTATCCAAGACAATGACAGTGTGATTTTTATGAATTTTCGTGCCGACCGCGCCCGCGAAATTAGCCAAGCACTGGTTTCAGCTGATTTTGATGGCTTTACGCGTGAAAAACTGCCAACGCTGTCAAAATTTGTGATGCTGACCAAATACTCCGATGAATTACAAAACAATGACGTGACCAGTATCGCCTTTGAACCGACATCGCTAACCAACACATTGGGCGAGTATTTGCAATCGCAAGGTAAAACCCAACTGCGCATTGCTGAAACCGAAAAATACGCGCACGTGACTTTCTTTTTTAGTGGTGGGCGCGAAGCAGAGTTTGAAGGGGAGCAGCGGATTTTGGTCAACTCGCCTGCGGTTGCTACTTATGATTTACAACCCGAAATGAGTGCGCCAGAGGTCACTGAAAAATTGACCCATGCCATCAATTCCGGTGCGTATGATGTACTGATTGTGAATTATGCCAATGGCGATATGGTAGGGCACACCGGTGTGTTCGATGCCGCTGTCAAAGCCGTCGAAACGTTAGATAACTGTGTGAAAACCATTGCTGATTGTGTGCTTGCCAATCATGGGCATTTACTGATTACCGCTGACCATGGCAACGTGGAGCAAATGCAAGATTATGATAGCGGACAGGTACACACCCAGCATACCACAGAGCTAGTGCCATTTATTTATGTCAATGAGCAAGCGCCTGATACCGTGCACATTCGCACGGGTGGTAAGCTATCGGATGTGGCGCCAACCCTATTGGACTTAATGCAACTTGCCAAACCTGCCGAAATGACAGGTGAAAGCTTAATCGTAGCAAACTAA
- a CDS encoding NCS2 family permease, translating to MNVIERYFGIDGRNTTIKTEILAGLTTFLTMAYIIFVNPDMLAKTGMDKGAVFVATCLASALGCFLMGLIARLPVALAPGMGLNAFFTFTVVLGMGKSWQVALGAVFISGLLFVLISAFKLREWIINAIPYTLKQGIVAGIGAFLAFIALKSSGIIVASPATFVTMGKLTDFGPAMAILSFFLIVVFVQRKVPAAVMLSILIVTVISLLAGETHYSGIVSMPPSIAPTFMQLDIAGALDVSMVSVIFAFLFVVLFDTSGTLIGVTKKAGLMSTDGQIPNLGKALFADSTAAVAGSLLGTSSVTSYVESTAGVAAGGRTGLTAIVVGVLFLLALFFAPLAGMIPAYATAGAIFYVAVLMLFTLREIDWDDLTEASPVAVVLLLTPLTFSIADGIALGFITYTIAKLVSGRYKEVSPAVWVLTAILLAKLIFLS from the coding sequence ATGAATGTAATCGAGCGCTATTTTGGCATAGATGGCCGCAATACAACGATAAAAACTGAAATTCTGGCAGGTCTAACCACCTTTTTGACCATGGCTTATATTATTTTTGTCAATCCCGACATGCTGGCAAAGACAGGGATGGATAAAGGGGCGGTATTTGTAGCGACATGTCTAGCCTCAGCGCTGGGCTGTTTTTTGATGGGATTGATTGCGCGTTTGCCGGTGGCATTGGCACCTGGCATGGGTTTAAATGCGTTTTTTACCTTTACCGTCGTCTTGGGAATGGGTAAAAGCTGGCAAGTGGCGTTGGGGGCGGTGTTTATTTCAGGCTTGCTGTTTGTGCTGATTAGTGCCTTTAAACTGCGTGAATGGATTATCAACGCCATTCCCTATACGCTTAAACAAGGTATCGTCGCAGGGATTGGGGCGTTTTTAGCATTTATTGCGCTTAAAAGCTCGGGCATCATCGTGGCAAGTCCCGCCACGTTTGTGACGATGGGCAAACTCACCGATTTTGGCCCTGCGATGGCGATTTTAAGTTTTTTTCTGATTGTCGTATTTGTGCAGCGTAAAGTCCCTGCAGCAGTGATGTTGTCAATTTTAATTGTGACGGTGATTAGCTTGTTGGCAGGGGAAACCCATTACTCAGGGATTGTGTCAATGCCGCCATCGATTGCACCGACCTTTATGCAGTTAGATATTGCAGGCGCGCTTGATGTGAGTATGGTTAGCGTGATTTTTGCCTTTTTATTTGTGGTGTTATTTGATACATCAGGCACATTAATCGGCGTGACCAAAAAAGCGGGGTTAATGTCTACCGATGGTCAAATTCCGAACCTAGGTAAAGCCTTGTTTGCTGACTCAACGGCGGCTGTGGCAGGGTCGTTGCTAGGGACGTCATCGGTAACGAGTTATGTAGAAAGCACAGCAGGCGTGGCAGCAGGTGGACGCACCGGTTTGACCGCCATTGTGGTAGGCGTGTTATTTTTATTGGCGTTATTTTTTGCGCCATTGGCTGGGATGATTCCTGCGTATGCAACGGCAGGTGCGATTTTTTATGTCGCGGTATTGATGTTATTTACGCTGCGTGAGATTGATTGGGATGACTTGACCGAAGCATCACCTGTCGCGGTAGTGCTGCTGTTGACGCCGCTTACCTTCTCAATCGCGGATGGGATTGCGTTAGGTTTTATCACCTATACCATTGCCAAATTGGTGAGTGGACGCTATAAAGAAGTGAGCCCTGCGGTTTGGGTGTTAACGGCGATTTTATTGGCAAAATTGATTTTTTTAAGTTAA
- the gspK gene encoding type II secretion system minor pseudopilin GspK: MAICITQYPAKRAKPIIQSNSSKYTMPTNANPSKILANVAITNPPYRHGQQGMALLTILLLVVAITIVAGSMLANQKVMIREFELTKGQGQLREYALAGEAMATNLIAQDSQVNQVDSLTEAWAKPLAQQTLNQAKVSIKIDDDASRFNVNNLYHDGKVDDTALAFFQALLQANGLSPNIAMAVLDWQDPDSDARADGGAEAAYYQSTGKKMALGIANQPFISINELQHVRGMDSEGLQKLAPYLTAVPYYLPMNINTVKPELLTILVNLPTEANGNQPQGSNRADNDGNPQSGQDTSAASNVAATHQIDDRAIINWANARENNLPVQTLTQLWAVPSFAQIDERNKARIAKLLATQSQSFRVVVSVKSDDKQLFLHSQIAKILPKADNDPAAASGVSATPIPAPTNTQNGTQNNTLPQIITYNRQFLPFAQ, translated from the coding sequence TTGGCGATTTGCATTACCCAGTACCCCGCCAAACGCGCCAAACCCATAATTCAATCAAATTCTAGCAAATACACCATGCCAACAAACGCCAATCCGTCTAAAATTCTTGCAAATGTTGCCATAACAAACCCGCCATATCGGCATGGGCAACAAGGGATGGCGCTCCTGACGATTTTGTTGTTGGTGGTGGCGATTACCATCGTGGCAGGCAGTATGCTTGCCAATCAAAAAGTGATGATTCGAGAATTTGAGCTGACCAAAGGTCAAGGGCAGCTTAGGGAATATGCCTTGGCAGGCGAAGCGATGGCGACCAATTTGATTGCGCAAGACAGCCAAGTCAACCAAGTCGATAGTTTAACAGAGGCTTGGGCAAAACCGCTGGCACAGCAAACCCTAAATCAAGCCAAAGTCAGTATTAAAATTGACGATGATGCCAGCCGTTTTAATGTTAACAACCTGTATCATGATGGCAAAGTGGATGATACGGCACTGGCTTTTTTTCAAGCGCTGTTACAAGCCAATGGCTTATCGCCCAATATTGCGATGGCGGTGCTGGATTGGCAAGACCCAGACAGTGACGCCCGTGCCGATGGTGGCGCAGAAGCAGCGTATTATCAAAGTACGGGCAAAAAAATGGCGCTGGGTATTGCCAACCAGCCTTTTATCTCAATCAATGAATTGCAACATGTGCGCGGTATGGATAGCGAAGGATTGCAAAAATTAGCGCCGTATCTGACCGCAGTGCCATATTATCTGCCCATGAATATCAACACGGTGAAGCCCGAACTATTAACCATACTAGTGAATTTACCTACCGAAGCCAATGGCAACCAGCCGCAAGGATCAAACCGTGCGGACAATGATGGCAATCCACAATCTGGGCAAGACACTAGCGCAGCTTCAAATGTGGCAGCTACCCACCAAATCGACGATAGGGCAATCATCAATTGGGCGAATGCCCGAGAAAACAACCTACCGGTGCAAACCTTGACTCAACTGTGGGCAGTGCCAAGTTTTGCCCAGATTGACGAGCGTAACAAAGCACGCATCGCCAAGCTGTTAGCCACCCAGAGTCAAAGTTTTCGCGTCGTTGTCAGCGTCAAAAGTGATGATAAGCAGCTTTTTTTGCATAGCCAAATCGCTAAGATTTTACCTAAAGCTGACAATGACCCAGCAGCTGCTTCTGGTGTGTCAGCGACACCCATTCCAGCACCAACCAATACGCAAAATGGCACGCAAAATAACACGCTGCCACAAATCATCACTTACAACCGCCAATTTTTACCCTTTGCCCAATAA
- a CDS encoding PulJ/GspJ family protein, producing MSRFFIDCSAATAAHKKSQQGFTLIELMIALVIFAMLALAGWQIMDSLTKSRERGYQHQKSLSQLDYAYLQLSQDLAQTSNYVAVPILSATAYANANNTASTNTAAMTPTFVLNASQISFIRFAAPDPRYQSSPMLAKIQYSVAGETLTKRRFYQLDNNNETPATSVLLTGIKDASWRALTPDAVSVFPDEATLQKLQQIQAQKKTNQTANASTNATPNPPDNATDQNGNLQNSIDLMPYQQLPRGIELNFSYQGEPITWRFALPSTPPNAPNP from the coding sequence GTGAGCCGTTTTTTTATTGATTGCTCTGCTGCAACAGCAGCGCATAAAAAATCCCAGCAAGGCTTTACCTTAATCGAACTGATGATTGCGTTGGTGATTTTTGCCATGCTGGCATTGGCGGGATGGCAGATTATGGATAGTCTGACCAAAAGTCGCGAGCGCGGCTACCAACATCAAAAATCATTATCACAGCTTGATTATGCTTATTTACAGTTGTCACAAGATTTGGCGCAAACCAGCAATTATGTGGCAGTGCCAATCCTATCAGCGACTGCCTATGCCAATGCCAATAATACGGCATCGACCAATACTGCCGCTATGACGCCAACTTTCGTATTAAATGCGTCACAAATAAGTTTTATCCGTTTTGCCGCGCCCGATCCGCGTTATCAGTCGTCACCTATGCTAGCAAAAATACAATATTCGGTGGCAGGGGAAACGCTGACAAAACGGCGTTTTTACCAGTTAGATAACAACAACGAAACCCCTGCAACCAGTGTATTATTGACAGGTATCAAAGATGCCAGTTGGCGAGCATTGACGCCTGACGCGGTGAGTGTGTTTCCAGATGAAGCCACGCTGCAAAAGCTACAGCAAATCCAAGCGCAAAAAAAGACCAATCAAACGGCCAATGCTTCAACCAATGCGACTCCTAACCCACCTGATAACGCAACAGATCAAAATGGCAATTTGCAAAACAGTATAGATTTAATGCCTTATCAGCAGTTACCACGCGGCATCGAGCTTAATTTTAGTTATCAAGGCGAGCCGATTACTTGGCGATTTGCATTACCCAGTACCCCGCCAAACGCGCCAAACCCATAA
- the gspI gene encoding type II secretion system minor pseudopilin GspI — protein sequence MTIATLNRLATLNKLAVRQHQQGFTLLEVMVALAILAVVAISASQASRSYVQSVDNMKTRTFGYYVAQNILAELRVQKTWLTASDTRQIASQGRQWQVVISPQTTQTSQGFVQPIHIRVAPIVDGSAKKDVVDIDAVLVKDMGTTP from the coding sequence ATGACTATTGCCACCTTAAATAGACTGGCTACCTTAAATAAACTGGCTGTCAGGCAGCATCAGCAAGGATTTACCTTGCTTGAAGTTATGGTAGCGTTAGCGATTTTGGCGGTGGTTGCGATATCAGCCAGCCAAGCCAGTCGCAGTTATGTGCAGTCTGTCGATAACATGAAAACGCGCACCTTTGGCTATTATGTGGCGCAAAACATTCTGGCAGAATTACGCGTACAAAAAACTTGGCTCACTGCATCCGATACGCGGCAAATCGCCTCGCAAGGCCGTCAATGGCAAGTGGTTATCTCACCGCAAACCACACAAACCAGCCAAGGCTTTGTCCAACCCATTCATATTCGCGTCGCGCCTATTGTCGATGGCAGCGCAAAAAAAGACGTGGTGGATATTGATGCGGTGTTGGTAAAGGATATGGGGACAACGCCGTGA
- a CDS encoding prepilin-type N-terminal cleavage/methylation domain-containing protein — protein sequence MRLLVGRSCKTFTPAPSAMGGQQGFTLIEIMVVIVILSIFAGMMSLSVGGSENRRNAAFYERLTSNLDYVRLLSTERMQPYGLAIKLPQNDAPNQLVVVKLENAFTNSQSAVGNANAATTSQPAPPQWVIEKQIPPLDVPDHLDVKIRPLDNPFNTTAAQNAQPTVNWLSSSEAPPVVWFGTGEATPVQISIQKTNADKQTFAVGNPIIVNQAGAIEVAK from the coding sequence ATGCGATTGCTGGTTGGTCGGTCTTGTAAAACTTTCACTCCCGCACCCAGTGCGATGGGTGGGCAACAAGGGTTTACCTTAATCGAAATCATGGTGGTCATTGTCATTTTATCTATTTTTGCTGGGATGATGAGCCTATCGGTAGGGGGTAGTGAAAATCGTAGAAACGCGGCGTTTTATGAGCGTCTGACCAGTAATCTTGATTATGTACGTCTGTTATCAACAGAACGCATGCAGCCTTATGGGCTGGCAATCAAACTGCCGCAAAATGACGCGCCCAATCAGCTAGTGGTGGTTAAATTAGAAAACGCCTTTACTAATTCTCAAAGTGCTGTTGGCAATGCCAATGCCGCAACAACCTCGCAACCTGCGCCACCCCAATGGGTGATAGAAAAACAAATTCCACCGCTGGATGTGCCAGACCACCTTGACGTCAAAATCCGCCCACTCGATAACCCATTTAACACCACCGCCGCCCAAAATGCCCAACCCACCGTCAACTGGTTGAGCAGTAGCGAAGCACCGCCTGTGGTGTGGTTTGGGACAGGTGAGGCGACACCCGTGCAAATCAGCATCCAAAAAACCAATGCCGACAAACAAACCTTTGCGGTTGGCAATCCCATCATCGTCAACCAAGCTGGGGCAATAGAGGTGGCAAAATGA
- a CDS encoding TetR/AcrR family transcriptional regulator gives MSRQQQFKNREEVILAVAEQLLLESGEGDITLDSLAEQLDLAKGTLYKHFTSKDELFLRIIIRHEQQLLALSEVGDCPAAGVARLTLFQLINPQKAILLNQIEERLANSAVGLNKLFSQLYEIRRERMKRLINTTAEYLQSLQSAMSTRDYLSTIWAMGQGGAGLLNSSFYQRYLGRRDTLRFALVQHILDIPKQYPAALQSVDAPTGANLPSAANHTANSQTESNLTPRNVK, from the coding sequence ATGAGTCGTCAACAACAATTCAAAAATCGTGAAGAAGTGATATTAGCAGTTGCCGAGCAGTTGCTATTAGAGTCTGGGGAAGGCGATATCACGCTAGATAGTTTAGCCGAGCAGCTAGACCTAGCCAAAGGTACGCTATACAAGCATTTTACCAGCAAAGATGAATTGTTTTTACGCATCATTATCCGTCATGAGCAACAACTACTTGCGCTGAGCGAAGTCGGCGATTGTCCTGCCGCAGGCGTGGCACGTCTTACCCTGTTTCAACTGATTAATCCGCAAAAAGCCATATTACTCAACCAAATCGAAGAGCGCTTAGCCAATTCTGCCGTAGGGCTTAATAAGCTTTTTTCACAGTTATATGAAATTCGCCGTGAACGCATGAAGCGACTAATCAATACCACGGCAGAATACCTGCAATCATTACAAAGTGCCATGAGTACCCGAGACTATCTGTCAACCATTTGGGCGATGGGTCAAGGCGGCGCAGGACTGCTAAATTCTAGTTTTTACCAACGCTACCTCGGTCGCCGCGATACCTTACGTTTTGCCTTGGTTCAGCATATTTTAGACATTCCCAAGCAATACCCTGCTGCGCTACAATCAGTCGACGCGCCTACTGGGGCAAACCTGCCCAGCGCTGCGAATCATACGGCAAATTCACAGACTGAGTCAAACCTGACGCCACGCAATGTCAAATAA
- a CDS encoding TatD family hydrolase → MFTDTHAHLNRLDLEKYQGDIRQALQAAKDANVQRIMAIMCELDEYDAIYEIINTKIDGLTLGMSVGVHPCEDLAMLKSATVETLVEMANQPQVWAIGETGLDYYWSTENSGEQKASFARHIHASQQLKKPIIVHTREAKHDTLDVLKAEKAEHGIIHCFTEDYDTAKKALDLGFYISLSGIVTFKNATELQAVAKKLPKDRILIETDSPYLAPVPKRGKSNEPAFVPYVADFLAKHYDMPVDEFAHLTHQNFDALLHQYA, encoded by the coding sequence ATGTTTACCGATACCCATGCGCATCTAAACCGTTTGGACTTAGAAAAATATCAAGGTGATATCCGTCAAGCCTTACAAGCCGCCAAGGATGCCAATGTGCAGCGGATTATGGCGATTATGTGTGAGCTCGATGAATACGATGCTATTTATGAGATTATCAATACAAAAATTGATGGGCTGACGCTTGGGATGAGTGTGGGCGTGCATCCCTGCGAAGACCTTGCCATGCTAAAAAGTGCCACAGTTGAGACACTCGTTGAAATGGCAAATCAGCCGCAGGTTTGGGCGATTGGCGAGACCGGGCTTGATTATTATTGGTCAACAGAAAACAGCGGCGAGCAAAAAGCCAGCTTTGCCCGCCATATCCATGCCAGCCAACAGCTAAAAAAACCTATTATCGTCCATACCCGTGAGGCGAAACACGATACATTGGATGTATTAAAAGCAGAAAAAGCCGAGCATGGCATTATTCATTGCTTTACGGAAGATTATGACACCGCCAAAAAAGCCTTGGACTTGGGTTTTTATATTTCTTTATCAGGGATTGTGACCTTTAAAAACGCCACTGAATTACAAGCAGTGGCGAAAAAACTGCCTAAAGACCGCATTTTGATTGAAACGGACAGCCCTTATCTTGCGCCAGTGCCCAAACGCGGCAAATCTAATGAGCCTGCTTTTGTGCCTTATGTGGCGGATTTTCTCGCCAAGCATTATGATATGCCAGTGGATGAGTTCGCCCACTTAACCCATCAAAATTTTGACGCATTATTACATCAATATGCTTAA